Part of the Geobacter pickeringii genome, GGTCGTAGTGGCCTGCACGACATCTCCCGTATGTTCAAACAGCACCACCGTTTCCGGTTGGCAGACGCAGCGGCGCTCCGTATCGAACCAGCCGGCGCTTGTGGTTTCATGGACATAGGCGTCGCGACACTCGTCGAAATACCCCTCACCCGATAAAACATAGGCAAAGGCGGTATGCCCTTCCGGTAAGGGGCGCCGGAACACGGTTCCGGCCGGGACGCTGATGTCCAGCATCTCCGGATCGATGACGATGTCCTTCACCGGACCCTGGACGTTTCCGACCATACCGGCAATCACCTTCACCGTCACACCCCCCTCCAGCGTTACTTCAGGGATGTCCGCCGCCTTCACGTCGCGGTAGCGGGGCGGCATCATCTTTTGGGCAGCCGGCAGGTTGGCCCAGAACTGGAACCCCCACATGGTACCGGTCGGGCTTTCCTTGGGCATCTCCTGGTGGATTATGCCGCTGCCGGCGGTCATCCACTGCACATCGCCGGCACCGATCACCCCCTTGTGCCCCATGCTGTCGCCATGTTCCACCAGCCCCTCCTGCACGTAGGTGATGGTTTCGATACCGCGGTGGGGGTGCCAGGGGAAACCGGGCAGGTAATCAGCGGGGTTGCTGGAATGAAAATCATCCAGCATCAGAAACGGGTCGAACTGGGGTACCTGCGAATTGCCGAAGGCCCGCTTGAGGTGGACACCGGCCCCCTCGATGGTTGGCCTCCCCTTCAGGATTTTCTTGATCTTGCGGATTGAATTCATGGAGACTCCTTTGAGATTGCTTGAGTACCAGCACGAGGCGGTCCACCGTTAGTTCCTTTTTTACCATCAAGACCGGCTCGGCATCCATGGCTGTCACCCCTCCATCCAGTCGAGCTCCGTGCTGATATCAATGGCCGCCCGGAGGGAGCGGTAGACCGGGCAGTGCTCCGCGTGGAGCCCGTATGCCCGGTCCACCTTTTCCTTGTCCTCCGCTGGCGTTGTCAGCCGGTAGATCACGTGAATCCTTTTGATCACCAGGACATCGCCCTCAAGCTCCACCTCACCACGTGCCTCTCCCACCAGGCCATCACCGCTGATCCTCACCTTCCTGGCCTCCAGCGTACCGCCGAAGGTGCCGGTCAGTCAGCCGGCAGCGGCGGCGACGATGTAGTCCAGCGTGGTAGCGTGTGGCTCCGAGACCTCCGGACTGACCCCGTAGTGGACGGCGACCGCGCCATGGACGCCGAACAGGACCGGCTCTGTTTCCGCCGGGAGAAAGGCCCGACGCAGCACCCCCTTGACCCGTTCGATCCGTACCTGCGATATGTAGGCAATATCCGGCATGTTTTTCTCCGTAACCTCTGGTTGAATCCCTGATCCCTGCTTGTCCTCGTCGTGCCGACGGTTGGCGGCACCGCTTGATGCAGACTTCATCAAAACGCGAAACAGTCGCACCCCAGCCCCCAGAAGTCAGCGTAGCGGGGAGCCCCGGCTTTGCAACCGGCGAGGAGCTGGTGGGCGGCATGGTGGCAGCCGTGCGCGTGGCACTCGGCGGTGTGCCGGTGCTGAGGGACCGGGACGCCGTGCCGGACGGCCTTGCGCATGTCCAGTGGCGCGCCGTAGCCGCCATAGACCTTCACGGGGGACCATTCCGGCAGCACGGGGAGCGGCGTCGGGTCGAGGTTGCCAAATTCCCCGGCACCGTAGACAACCTTCCCGTCGACAATGGTCAGGACCGACTCGATCCCCTTGATCTTCTCTTCTTCTACCGTGAAGTAATCATCGGTGAGCGCCGTGACATCCGCCAGCTGGCCGACGGCGATGGCCCCTTTTTTGCCGCTTTCACCCGAAAACCAGCTGCTTCCCCGGGTGTAGAGCCGCAAGGCCTCTTCCCGGCTGAGGCGGTTTGCCTCGGAATAGAGCGGGGCGCCGCCGACGGTCTTCCCGGCCACCAGCCAGTAGAGGGAAACCCAGGGGTTGTAGCTTGCCACGCGGGTGGCATCGGTCCCCGCCCCCACGGGAATGCCGAGATCGAGCATTTTCCTGACCGGAGGGGTCCGCTCCGCCGCCTCTCTCCCGTAGCGGTCCAGGAAATACTCCCCCTGGAAGGCCATGCGGTTCTGAATGGCAATCCCCCCTCCCAGCGCCTTGACCCGTTCGAGGCTCCGGTCGGAGATAGTTTCGCAATGGTCGAAGAACCACTGCGTCCCTTCGAAGGGGATCTCGCGGTTCACCTCTTCGAACACGTTCAACATGCGGGAGATGCTTTCGTCGTAGGTGGCGTGAATGCGGAACGGCCATTTACTGGCAGCCAAAAGCGACACGACCTCCTTCAGGTCCTTCTCAAGGTTCGACGGGAGGTCGGGCCGGGGTTCCAGGAAATCCTCGAAATCCGCCGCCGAGTACACCAGCATCTCACCGGCGCCGTTGCAGCGATAGAAATCGTCACCCCTCCCCGGCGCGGTCAGCTTCATGCACCGCAAGAAATCCTCTTTCTCCTCTTGGGGTTTTTGCGTGAAGATGTTGTAGGCCATCCGCACGGTCATTTCTCCCCGCCGGTGCAACTCCTCAATGATCTGGTAGTCATCGGGGTAGATTTGCGACCCGCCCCCTGCATCAACCAGGCTGGTGAGGCCAAGGCGGTTCAGCTCGCGCATGAAGTGGCGCGAGGAATTCATCTGGTGTTCGGGGGGGAGCTTGGGTTGTTTCCCGACGGTGGCATAGAGGATGCCGGCGTTGGGGCGGGCGATGAGCAGCCCGGTGGGGTCGCCGTTTTTGTCGCGCTGGATTTCACCGGCGGGAGGATTGGGGGTGTCCTTGGTGTAGCCGCAGGCCCGCAGTGCGGCCCTGTTCAACATCCCCCGGCAATAGAGGTGGAGGACGAAGACCGGCGTATCGGGGGAGACGGCGTTGATCTCATCCAGCGTTGGCATGCGCCGCTCGGCGAACTGGAATTCACTCCAGCCGCCGATGACCCGCACCCATTGGCCGGGGGGGGTGCGCTGTGCTTGCTCCTTCAGCATGCGCAGGCCGTCGGCGAGGGAGGGGACGCCGTCCCAGCGCAGCTCCAGGTTGTAGCTGAGGCCGCCACGGATGACGTGCATGTGCGAATCGTTGAGCCCGGGGATGACCCGCCGCCCCTTGAGGTCGATCCGATTGGTTTTTTCCGTTGCTGTTGTGAGGAGTTCTTCTCCGCCGATGGCGGTGATGCGCCCCCCGGTCATGGCCATGGCCGAGACCTGGGGCTGGGTGGTATCGAGGGTGGTGATCTTTCCGTTATACAGAATAAGGTCGGGTGCGTTCATGGTGGTGCCCCCCGGTCCTGTTTTTTCAGGACTATTATGGCATCAGTGGCCACCTTTCCGGCTGGGAGGCGCGCCGTGGACCATGGTGTAGGCGTACTCCACCCCCTGGCCGTAGGCGCCGCCGTGCTCTTTCACCACCTCGATGACGGCGTCGTAGGTATCCTTGCGTGACCAGTCACGCTGATACTCAAGGAGGGTCTGAAGCGCGGTCATCGGCACCGCCCCTGCCTGCTCGATGCGCCGCATGGCGGCGTTGTGGGCCGTTAAGCTGGTCCCCCCCGACGCGTCTTCCACGGCATAGACGTCATAACCTGCCTTGAGTGCCCCCAGTGCCGGATATGCCAGGCAGACTTCGGTCCAGAGGGCTGCCATGACCAGTTTCTTCCGCCCGGTGGCCTTGACTGCCTCCACAAATTTCGGCTCTTCCCACGAGTTCATGGAGCTTCGTTCCACCGGCTCCTGATTGGGGAAGAGATCGAGGAGCTGCGGCCACATGTTGCCGGAAAACCCTTTCGACTCCACCGTGGTGAGAACGGTCGGCACGTTGAAGATTTTGGCCGCCTTGGCCAGGAGCATGACGTTGTTGAAGAGCGTCTGCCGGTCGATGCTGGCGACACCGAAGACCATCTGGGGCTGAAAGTCGATAAAGATAACCGCCGAGTTCTGGGGATTGAGCAGTTCCGTGTAGTTCATGATTGTCTCCTTTCCATGAAATGGATGGTGTGATTTGCCGTATCAGGCGAAACTCTTCAGATAATCGGGGTCGGTGCTCCAGCTGATGCACGATACCGGACAGGCATCGATTGCGTCGCTCTGGATAACGTCCTCAGCAGCGCCGCCGGGATCGAAGCATTCCGCCTTATTGCCGTCATCGAAGCGAAACACGTCGGGAACGTTGTTCACGCAGAGCCCGCAACTGATGCATACGTCCTTGTCGACCAATGGTGCTTTTGTCATGGCTGACTCCTTCTTGCGGAGTTAATGAAACTCTGCCTTCTCCTTTTCTCACAATCGGCTCCTCATCATCCGATAGGTGAGCCCCGCGGCGATCAGGAGGGGAAAGGCTCCCGCGGCGATAAAAACCAGGTCCCCCGGCATGCGGAGCCACTCGATGAGGCGGGGGATCGTCCCGTTCAGGAATTCGGGTCCCCGGGCATGCCAGTAGCCGTGGTCCAGGACGTCGAAGAGCTGGAGCACCCCGCCGGGGAAGAGGTTGGTCACCACCATGAGGGCCAGGCCGATATTCAGCCCCCAGAAGGAGACCCGGACGAATCTCTCCGGGCCGGCCCACTGCTCGTCGGTCAGCACCTGGCGCAGGGCAAAGACCGTGAGGGCCACGGCGAGCATGCCGAAGACCCCCATCATGGCGGCATGGCCGTGGTTCGGGGTGAGCATGGTCCCCACCTCGAAGTAGCTGACGATGGGGAGGTTGATGAGGAAACCGAAGACGCCGGCGCCGACGAAGTTCCAGAAGCCGACGGCGATCAGGAAGTAGAAGGTCCACTTGTGGGGGATGGAGACCGGTTTGTTGCAGACGTCGCACTTCCCCCGGCTGAGCTTGACGAAGTCCCAGGCATCGAGGGTGAGGAGCGTGAGGGGGACCACCTCCAGGGCCGAGAACATGGCGGCAAGGGCCATGGTGACGGCGGACTGCCCCGTCCAGTACCAGTGGTGGCCGGTGCCGACGATGCCGCTTCCCAGGTAGAGGAGGGCATCCAGGTAGACCACCCGCGCCGCCGTCAGGTGGGAGACCATGCCGAGGTTGTAGAAGATGACCGCCACCATGGCGGTCACGAAGACCTCGAAAAACCCCTCGACCCAGAGGTGGATGATCCAGAACCGCCAGGTGTCCACCACGGAGAAATGGGTGGTGCCGGTGAAGAACATGGCAGGGAGGTAGAAAAGCGGTATGGCCAGGGCGCCGTACAGGAAGAGGGAGGCGATCTCGCGGCGTTCCGGGTCCTGCCGGGCCGGGGTGAGCGCCCGGAACAGGAGGAATCCCCAGAGGACGAGCCCCACCGCCAGGAGGATCTGCCAGGCGCGCCCCAGGTCCAGGTATTCCCACCCCTGGTGGCCGAACCAGAACCAGAGGGAGCCGAGCATCTGCCGGACGCCGAGCATCTCGCCGACCAAGCTCCCCACCACGACCACGACCAAGGCACCGAAGAGGAAATTGATCCCCCCCACCTGCCCCTTCGGCTCCTTGCCGAGGGAGGGGGCCAGAAGGAGCCCCCCCGCCACATAGGCGGTGGCAACCCAGAAGATCGCCAGTTGGAGGTGCCAGGTACGGAGGATGTGGCTGGGGAGGAGGGAGGAGATGTCGATCCCGTAGAAGCTCCCCGGATCGACCCGGTAGTGGACGGTTGCCCCTCCCACCAGGGTCTGGGCGAGGAAGAGGAGCGCCACGACGACGAAGTACTTGATCGTGGCCCGCTGGCTCTCGGTGGTGGCGCCGGGGAGCATCTGGGGATGGATATGCTCCCCCTTCCCCTGCCAGCCGAGGAAGTCGAACTTGCCGAAGGAGAACAGGACGGCGGCGGTGCCGCCCAGGAGCATGATCAGGCTCAGGGCGCTCCAGAGGAAGGCATCGCTGGTGGGGCGGTTGCCCACCTCCGGGTCGTAGGGGAAGTTGTTCGTGTAGGAATACGGCTTGCCGGGGCGGTTGGCGACCGAGGCCCAGGCGGTCCAGGCGAAAAAGGAGGTGAGCTGCTCCAGCTCCCGCTGGTCGCTGATGTAGGCGCCGGGGAGCCCCCCATCGTTCGTGGGGCGGGAGAAATAGTCCCGCCATTTCCGGATCTGCT contains:
- a CDS encoding pirin family protein, whose protein sequence is MNSIRKIKKILKGRPTIEGAGVHLKRAFGNSQVPQFDPFLMLDDFHSSNPADYLPGFPWHPHRGIETITYVQEGLVEHGDSMGHKGVIGAGDVQWMTAGSGIIHQEMPKESPTGTMWGFQFWANLPAAQKMMPPRYRDVKAADIPEVTLEGGVTVKVIAGMVGNVQGPVKDIVIDPEMLDISVPAGTVFRRPLPEGHTAFAYVLSGEGYFDECRDAYVHETTSAGWFDTERRCVCQPETVVLFEHTGDVVQATTTDAPVRFLLVSGRPIGEPVAWYGPIVMNTQEELRVAFEEYQNGTFIKHT
- a CDS encoding OsmC family protein is translated as MTGTFGGTLEARKVRISGDGLVGEARGEVELEGDVLVIKRIHVIYRLTTPAEDKEKVDRAYGLHAEHCPVYRSLRAAIDISTELDWMEG
- a CDS encoding amidohydrolase, giving the protein MNAPDLILYNGKITTLDTTQPQVSAMAMTGGRITAIGGEELLTTATEKTNRIDLKGRRVIPGLNDSHMHVIRGGLSYNLELRWDGVPSLADGLRMLKEQAQRTPPGQWVRVIGGWSEFQFAERRMPTLDEINAVSPDTPVFVLHLYCRGMLNRAALRACGYTKDTPNPPAGEIQRDKNGDPTGLLIARPNAGILYATVGKQPKLPPEHQMNSSRHFMRELNRLGLTSLVDAGGGSQIYPDDYQIIEELHRRGEMTVRMAYNIFTQKPQEEKEDFLRCMKLTAPGRGDDFYRCNGAGEMLVYSAADFEDFLEPRPDLPSNLEKDLKEVVSLLAASKWPFRIHATYDESISRMLNVFEEVNREIPFEGTQWFFDHCETISDRSLERVKALGGGIAIQNRMAFQGEYFLDRYGREAAERTPPVRKMLDLGIPVGAGTDATRVASYNPWVSLYWLVAGKTVGGAPLYSEANRLSREEALRLYTRGSSWFSGESGKKGAIAVGQLADVTALTDDYFTVEEEKIKGIESVLTIVDGKVVYGAGEFGNLDPTPLPVLPEWSPVKVYGGYGAPLDMRKAVRHGVPVPQHRHTAECHAHGCHHAAHQLLAGCKAGAPRYADFWGLGCDCFAF
- a CDS encoding hydrolase; protein product: MNYTELLNPQNSAVIFIDFQPQMVFGVASIDRQTLFNNVMLLAKAAKIFNVPTVLTTVESKGFSGNMWPQLLDLFPNQEPVERSSMNSWEEPKFVEAVKATGRKKLVMAALWTEVCLAYPALGALKAGYDVYAVEDASGGTSLTAHNAAMRRIEQAGAVPMTALQTLLEYQRDWSRKDTYDAVIEVVKEHGGAYGQGVEYAYTMVHGAPPSRKGGH
- a CDS encoding ferredoxin, with the translated sequence MTKAPLVDKDVCISCGLCVNNVPDVFRFDDGNKAECFDPGGAAEDVIQSDAIDACPVSCISWSTDPDYLKSFA
- a CDS encoding nitric-oxide reductase large subunit, which encodes MAERTTPVETLSPWWRNSVILVLVLGFTVLIWIAVRSYQDAPPIPDRVVSGDGTTIFTGADILAGQQVFLRYGLMENGTVWGHGAYLGPDFSAEYLHTLAGETAQAIARQRYGRDAGELNDAERETVAAEVGTLLKGNRYDPRSRTLTFLASEAASYRQQIRKWRDYFSRPTNDGGLPGAYISDQRELEQLTSFFAWTAWASVANRPGKPYSYTNNFPYDPEVGNRPTSDAFLWSALSLIMLLGGTAAVLFSFGKFDFLGWQGKGEHIHPQMLPGATTESQRATIKYFVVVALLFLAQTLVGGATVHYRVDPGSFYGIDISSLLPSHILRTWHLQLAIFWVATAYVAGGLLLAPSLGKEPKGQVGGINFLFGALVVVVVGSLVGEMLGVRQMLGSLWFWFGHQGWEYLDLGRAWQILLAVGLVLWGFLLFRALTPARQDPERREIASLFLYGALAIPLFYLPAMFFTGTTHFSVVDTWRFWIIHLWVEGFFEVFVTAMVAVIFYNLGMVSHLTAARVVYLDALLYLGSGIVGTGHHWYWTGQSAVTMALAAMFSALEVVPLTLLTLDAWDFVKLSRGKCDVCNKPVSIPHKWTFYFLIAVGFWNFVGAGVFGFLINLPIVSYFEVGTMLTPNHGHAAMMGVFGMLAVALTVFALRQVLTDEQWAGPERFVRVSFWGLNIGLALMVVTNLFPGGVLQLFDVLDHGYWHARGPEFLNGTIPRLIEWLRMPGDLVFIAAGAFPLLIAAGLTYRMMRSRL